GGTAGTAGAAATTCCGGCCAGCAACATCAAAAAGGAGATTACGAAGGTGCTCTACAAGAAGGGCTACATTCAGAGCTACCGGTTTGATGATGGCGCCGTGCAGGGCACGATTAAAATCGCGCTGAAGTATAATCCGGCTACCAAGAAGTCTGCTATCACGAAGCTGGAGCGTGTGAGCACGCCGGGTCTTCGCAAGTACGCTCACGTGGAAAATCTTCCGCGCGTTCTGAGCGGCCTGGGCATTGCTATTCTATCGACGTCGAAAGGCGTGATGACGGAGAAAGAGGCGAAAGCCGAGAACGTGGGCGGCGAAGTGCTGTGCTACGTCTACTAATCTGAAAAGAAACGAGACTATGTCACGCATTGGTAAACTGCCCATCAGCCTGCCCGCTAACGTGCAGGTGGAAGTGAGCAACGAAAACACCGTAACGGTAAAGGGCCCGAAAGGCACCTTGTCGCTACCGGTGGACCGCGATATTACGGTGGCCAAAGAAGACGGTCAGCTGGTAGTTACGCGTCCTACGGAGCAGAAGCGCCACAAAGCTATGCACGGTCTGTACCGTTCCTTGCTGAACAACTTGGTGAATGGGGTAAGCAACGGCTTTGAAGAAAAGCTGGAACTGGTAGGGGTAGGCTACAAAGCCGCTATGGCCGGTACTACGCTTGAACTGTCATTGGGTTACTCGCATAACATCTTCCTGGCGCTGCCCAAGGAAGTAACGGCTACCGCCGTAACCGAGAAAGGTAAAAACCCCATCGTTACGCTGACCAGCATTGACAAGCAGCTGCTGGGCCAAGTAGCCGCCAAGATTCGTTCGTTGCGCAAAGTTGAGCCTTACAAAGGCAAGGGCGTGCGCTTCGTGGGCGAGCAGATTCGTCGTAAGGCTGGTAAAACGGCTTCGAAATAATATCACACCATGGCTTTCGATAAAGCAACTAGAAGAAAACGGATCCAGCGCATCATCCGCACTAAGGTCGCTGGCACGTCCGAGCGTCCGCGCTTGTCGGTCTTTCGTAGCAACACGGGCATCTACGCCCAGATCATTGATGACACGAAAGGTCACACGCTGGCGTCTGCTTCCTCGAAGCACGTTTCGGTGGAAGGGGGCAACGGAGTCGCCCTCGCTGCCGCAGTCGGCAAAGAGCTTGCCACCCGTGCTCAGGAAAAAGGAATTTCGAAAGTGGTATTTGACCGTTCCGGTTACCTCTACCACGGCCGCGTAAAATCATTGGCAGAAGGAGCCCGCGAAGGCGGCCTCAATTTCTAAATCATCATGGCAGAATTTAACACCGGCAACCGTGGTGGTGGCAATGACCGTGGCGGCAACGACCGTCGAGGTGGTGGCAATGACCGTCGCGGCAACAACGACCGTAACAACGAGCAGCAGTCCCGCACCGGCGACTCTGACCTGAAAGAAAAGGTGGTTGCCATCAACCGCGTAGCCAAAGTAGTGAAAGGCGGTCGTCGCTTTAGCTTCTCGGCCATCGTGGTAGTAGGTGACGGCAACGGTACCGTAGGCTACGGCCTCGGCAAAGCCAACGAGGTGACCGACGCCATTGCCAAAGGCATTGACGACGCAAAGAAAAACCTGGTGAAAGTGCCGCTCTATAAGCACACGGTTCCCCACGTGATGGAAGGCAAGTATTCGGGTGGCTACGTGCTGGTACTGCCGGCCGCCGCTGGTACGGGCGTAATTGCCGGCGGTGCTATGCGCGCTGTGTTTGAAAGTGCTGGTATCAAAGACGTGCTGGCTAAGTCGAAAGGCTCGTCGAACCCCCACAACGTGGTAAAGGCTACCTTCGATGCGCTGCTGAAGATGCGTGACCCCATGCAGATTGCGCAGGCTCGCGGCATTACCCTCTCGCAAGTGTTTAACGGCTAAGAGCAGATGGCGCAGATCCAAATCAAACTCGTGAAGAGCGTTATCGACCGCCCCGAGCGGCAGAAGCGCACTGTGAAGGCCTTGGGCCTTGGCAAAATCGGCAGCAGTAAAGCTGTTGAAAACACCCCCCAGATTGCTGGTATGGTGAATGCCGTAAAGCATCTGTTGGAAGTAACCGAACTCTAGGAATCTCCCGAAAATGAATCTCAGCAATCTCAAACCGGCCGTTGGTTCTACTCGCAACGTGAAGCGTGTAGGTCGCGGTACAGGTTCCGGTCGCGGCGGCACGTCGACGCGCGGCCACAAAGGTGCCAAGTCCCGTTCGGGTTACTCCAAGAAGTCGGGCTTCGAAGGTGGCCAAATGCCCCTGCAGCGCCGGGTTCCGAAGTTCGGCTTTAAGAATGCGAACCGCATTGAATACAAAGCTGTTAACCTCGACGTGCTGACAAGCTTGACCGAGAATGGCGCCACGACGCTAGACGCCGCCTTCTTTGTTAATGCTGGTTTGGCTTCGAAGAATGCCAAGATTAAAGTGCTAGGCCGCGGTGAAATCACCAAGGCGCTGGAAGTACACGCTCATGCTTTCTCCAAGTCGGCCGTTGAGGCCATTGAGAAGGCTGGGGGTAAAGCTGTGACGCTGTAAGCCTGACTGGCAATGAACAAGTTCATCACCACGATTAAGAACATTTTTGCGATTGAAGATCTGCGGATGCGGATCTTCAATACGCTTTTTTTCATTGCCATCTATCGGCTGGGTTCTTACGTGGTGCTGCCCGGAGTTGATCCGACGCGGCTAAAGGACAGCGCAGGTGGTGTGCTTGGTATTCTGGACACGCTACTTGGCGGTGCTTTCAGCAACGCCTCGATCTTCGCTCTGGGCATTATGCCCTACATCTCGGCCTCTATTGTGCTGCAACTGCTCACAATTGCCGTTCCTTATTTTCAGAAGCTTCAAAAGGAGGGAGAGTCGGGACGTAAGAAGATCAACCAGTACACGCGCATTCTCACCATCCCGATTGTAGCACTGCAGTCAGTGGGCTTCATTGCAACCATCAACGCCGAAGCCATTACCAATCCCGGGGTTTTCTTTACCGTCTCGACGGCCATTATCGTGACAGCGGGTACGCTGTTTTGCATGTGGCTGGGAGAAAAGATTACTGATAAAGGGATTGGCAACGGTATTTCGATGCTGATTATGATTGGCATCGTGTCACGTCTACCCGGTGCTATCATTGGGGAAGCAGCAGCTCGTACCATGCGTGGCTCGCTTATCTTTTTGATTGAGCTGGTAGTGCTGTTCCTGGTGGTAATGGCTGTGATTATCCTAACGCAGGCGGTTCGTCAGATTCCGGTGCAGTACGCCAAACAGGTAGGTGGTGCCGCGCAGCTTAGCTCGCAGCGGCAGTACATTCCGATGAAAGTGAATGCTGCTGGCGTAATGCCCATCATCTTCGCTCAATCATTGATGTTTGTGCCCGCCATTGCAGCATCGGCCTGGAATAAAGACAGTGAAACTGCTGGTCTGATCGGCACTTGGTTCCAGCCTGACCATTTGGTGTACAACATTGTCTTCGGTCTGCTTATCATCATCTTCACCTACTTCTACACGGCTATCAGCGTTAATCCCAACCAGATTGCGGATGATTTGAAGCGGAGCGGTGGATTTATTCCGGGAGTGAAGCCAGGCCGGGACACGTCGGAATTTATTGATGAAGTGTTGACGCGCATTACGCTGCCCGGTGCTGTGGCCTTGGCTATTATTGCCATTCTTCCCTCATTGGCTAAAGTAGCGGGAGTTACTACCGGTTTTGCTCAGTTCTATGGCGGTACTTCGCTCATCATCATGGTGGGAGTAGTGCTGGACACAGTGAATCAAGTGAAGAGCTATCTGCTCATGCGGCATTACGACGGCATGATGAAGACTGGCAAGGTGCGGGGCCGCTCCCAAAATATTGCCCTCGCTTCGTAAAGATGATTTTTTACAAGACCGAGGAAGAAATAGAATTGATGCGGGCCAGTGCGCGAGTGTTGGCCCGAGCCCACGGTGAGGTGGCCAGCATGATTCGGGAAGGAATCACCACCCGTGAGCTAGATAAGCGTGCGGAGGAGTTTATTCGCGACAATGGTGCCCATCCCGCTTTCAAAGGAGTACCGGCGTCTAGCAAAGGATTTCCCGATTTTCCGGGGAGTCTCTGCATCTCGCCTAACTCGGTAGTAGTGCACGGATTTCCGGGCGACTATACCTTGAAAAGCGGCGACATCGTGTCAATAGATTGCGGAGTGCTGCTGAATGGCTACCACTCCGATAGTGCTTACACTTACCCAGTAGGGGAGGTGGCGCCTGAGGTGCTCAAATTGCTGGCAGAAACCAAAAAGTCGCTTTACCTCGGCATCGAGCAAGCGGTGGCGGGCAACCGAATGGGTGACGTCAGCTATGCCATTCAGAACCATGTTGAGAAACAAGGATACGGAGTGGTGCGCGAGTTGGTAGGCCACGGCATCGGCAAGAAACTGCACGAGCGGCCGGAAGTACCTAATTACGGTAAGCGCGGCGCAGGCCTAAAGTTACAGACCGGTCTTACACTGGCCATTGAGCCCATGGTGAACTTAGGCAAAAAGGATGTGGTGCAAGAGAAGGATGGCTGGACCATCCGGACCAAGGACCTGAAACCCTCGGCGCACTTTGAGCACACGGTAGTTGTTCGCAAAGAAAAGGCGGAAATTCTTACCTCCTTCGAATACATAGAAAAAGCCCTACAGTAGCCTTATGGCCAAACAAACTTCCATTGAGCAGGACGGTGTTATCCTGGAAGCCCTCTCCAACGCCATGTTCCGCGTGGAGCTGGAGAACGGTCACCAGCTGATTGCCCACATCTCGGGTAAGATGCGGATGCACTACATCAAGATTCTGCCGGGAGATAAGGTGAAGCTGGAAATGTCGCCTTACGACTTGTCGAAAGGCCGAATCGTTTACCGTTACAAATAGAGGGTCACTAGGGACTTGGGGTCTTAGGTCTTGGCTGACGTTCTGACAGCTAAAAGGCAACA
This region of Hymenobacter sp. YIM 151500-1 genomic DNA includes:
- the rplF gene encoding 50S ribosomal protein L6, giving the protein MSRIGKLPISLPANVQVEVSNENTVTVKGPKGTLSLPVDRDITVAKEDGQLVVTRPTEQKRHKAMHGLYRSLLNNLVNGVSNGFEEKLELVGVGYKAAMAGTTLELSLGYSHNIFLALPKEVTATAVTEKGKNPIVTLTSIDKQLLGQVAAKIRSLRKVEPYKGKGVRFVGEQIRRKAGKTASK
- the secY gene encoding preprotein translocase subunit SecY; this encodes MNKFITTIKNIFAIEDLRMRIFNTLFFIAIYRLGSYVVLPGVDPTRLKDSAGGVLGILDTLLGGAFSNASIFALGIMPYISASIVLQLLTIAVPYFQKLQKEGESGRKKINQYTRILTIPIVALQSVGFIATINAEAITNPGVFFTVSTAIIVTAGTLFCMWLGEKITDKGIGNGISMLIMIGIVSRLPGAIIGEAAARTMRGSLIFLIELVVLFLVVMAVIILTQAVRQIPVQYAKQVGGAAQLSSQRQYIPMKVNAAGVMPIIFAQSLMFVPAIAASAWNKDSETAGLIGTWFQPDHLVYNIVFGLLIIIFTYFYTAISVNPNQIADDLKRSGGFIPGVKPGRDTSEFIDEVLTRITLPGAVALAIIAILPSLAKVAGVTTGFAQFYGGTSLIIMVGVVLDTVNQVKSYLLMRHYDGMMKTGKVRGRSQNIALAS
- the rplR gene encoding 50S ribosomal protein L18, whose protein sequence is MAFDKATRRKRIQRIIRTKVAGTSERPRLSVFRSNTGIYAQIIDDTKGHTLASASSKHVSVEGGNGVALAAAVGKELATRAQEKGISKVVFDRSGYLYHGRVKSLAEGAREGGLNF
- the map gene encoding type I methionyl aminopeptidase — its product is MIFYKTEEEIELMRASARVLARAHGEVASMIREGITTRELDKRAEEFIRDNGAHPAFKGVPASSKGFPDFPGSLCISPNSVVVHGFPGDYTLKSGDIVSIDCGVLLNGYHSDSAYTYPVGEVAPEVLKLLAETKKSLYLGIEQAVAGNRMGDVSYAIQNHVEKQGYGVVRELVGHGIGKKLHERPEVPNYGKRGAGLKLQTGLTLAIEPMVNLGKKDVVQEKDGWTIRTKDLKPSAHFEHTVVVRKEKAEILTSFEYIEKALQ
- the infA gene encoding translation initiation factor IF-1, with the protein product MAKQTSIEQDGVILEALSNAMFRVELENGHQLIAHISGKMRMHYIKILPGDKVKLEMSPYDLSKGRIVYRYK
- the rpmD gene encoding 50S ribosomal protein L30; this translates as MAQIQIKLVKSVIDRPERQKRTVKALGLGKIGSSKAVENTPQIAGMVNAVKHLLEVTEL
- the rpsH gene encoding 30S ribosomal protein S8 gives rise to the protein MNTDPIADYLTRVRNAIKASHRVVEIPASNIKKEITKVLYKKGYIQSYRFDDGAVQGTIKIALKYNPATKKSAITKLERVSTPGLRKYAHVENLPRVLSGLGIAILSTSKGVMTEKEAKAENVGGEVLCYVY
- the rplO gene encoding 50S ribosomal protein L15, which codes for MNLSNLKPAVGSTRNVKRVGRGTGSGRGGTSTRGHKGAKSRSGYSKKSGFEGGQMPLQRRVPKFGFKNANRIEYKAVNLDVLTSLTENGATTLDAAFFVNAGLASKNAKIKVLGRGEITKALEVHAHAFSKSAVEAIEKAGGKAVTL
- the rpsE gene encoding 30S ribosomal protein S5; protein product: MAEFNTGNRGGGNDRGGNDRRGGGNDRRGNNDRNNEQQSRTGDSDLKEKVVAINRVAKVVKGGRRFSFSAIVVVGDGNGTVGYGLGKANEVTDAIAKGIDDAKKNLVKVPLYKHTVPHVMEGKYSGGYVLVLPAAAGTGVIAGGAMRAVFESAGIKDVLAKSKGSSNPHNVVKATFDALLKMRDPMQIAQARGITLSQVFNG